The DNA region CCATTCCGCTGTTGAACCCATACCAGAGCAGGGGCGTACAAAATCCGATCGAATTCGATGTTACCGTGCAAGGGGTGGGTATCTCGCAGAGTGGCTCGACAAAGACTATCACAACGACCAAGTTTCCCGCTCTGTTGGATTCCGGAACCACCTTGACCTACATGCCATACCAGCTCACCGAGTTGATTGCTGCCAGAATAGGCGCGCGCTACTCTTCCAGTTTGGGTTTCTACGTGATGCCATGTCCTTCTAACAACGACAACACGCAACTGCTCTACGATTTTGGTGGCTTCCAGATCTCTGCCAACCTTTCCAACTACATTCTCGGCTCTTCGGGCTCCTCCGACGTGTGTTACTTGGGCATCATCCCGCTCAGCGACTCGAGTGCGATCTTTGGTGATAACTTTCTGATCAATGCCTATGTGGTGTACGACTTGGAGAATTACGAGGTCTCTATGGCTCAGGCGCAGTTCAATGCTACTAAAAGCCAGATTGAAGTCATTAGTGGCTCCGTTCCAGGCGCAGTCAAAGCCCCCAGCTACTCGGCAACATGGTCGACAGTGCAATCGATAAGCTCTGGGGGAGGTGCCTTCACCTCAGGCGCTGCTGGCTCAACTTCTACTGGAACCTCCACGACCTCCAAGACCTCCCAGCAAAAGGCCGCTGGGGACAGGTTGGCACCTAcgtccttcttcgtcctcgtGGCATGGGCATTCTCCTTCCTAGTGTGAATTGCCACCGAATGAATCAACAGCATGCACTAGTGATTAATTATTCACCGTCTGCTGAAGTTGGGTGCAAGCTTCCATGTCGTTTTTCCCTTCATTCGCTCGATCGTACCTAGCAGATTCATCGACCAGACGGAAGGCGACCCTGTAAGCCATGTTGAAACTAATATCATCGTGCATCTAGACTAATTGAACGCTATATACCATCTCATCTCGATCTTATTCTGGCTAGCTTGCCATTAATCAGCTCTTGGTTTAGTTCACATGACCGGCTTTCTCTGTGTCATACCTAGGACGACgaaggacaagaaggtTGCTTACTACTAAAGCACACATAAGATAAGAAGAGTCAAGTGCTATTTGGGCCCTGGTAGGCTGAGTATCCTCTGTCATGACTAGCCCTAACGATAACCAAAGTTTGGAGCCACCAAACGATGACGGGAATCCTCCAACTCCGGCGAATGAAGCTGGCACCGGTAATGGTGATAGACCAACTCGGAGTATAACGGTTTCGATCCAATATTCGTACTTTAATCCCAACGGTCTTGCTAATTTGAATCGAGGTAACGCGGGTGCGGATAATGAAGAAACGCCGCCGGTTGCTAGACCTGATGGGGCTTTGATCCTGTCATTCAGAGATGTGCCTACTTCCACGCCGCAGGAGCGTCTGGAGTCGATCATATCGATTGCTGCAGAGCTGGCTATGAGGCGGTTTAGCGATTTGATGTCTCAACCGAAGGGGATATCGAAGGAACAGTTCGAAGAACTGCCTACTGTGCGGATCAGTGAGCTGCAGGACGAGCAAAGTAAGGTGTGTAGTATTTGCTACGATAGCTACGAAGAGGAGCCAGAGAacattttgaaaagaagcagagacGAAGAGTTTGGAGACCGAAGcgatttgatcaagaagcaaagatCCGAATCTCCGGCAGTTATGATTGGTGCTGAAGAGCCTGCGGGAAATTCCGGCGCTCACTCGTCGCAGGGACCGAACGATGGTGAGACACCAACATATAAGCACTCTCCCGTTAGGTTGCCGTGTGATCATGTCTTTGGTAGAGAGTGCCTTTTCAAATGGTCTCAACTGGAGAACAGCTGCCCTCTTTGCAGACATAAGATAGTTGATGCGGCTCCTGGGAATAGCGGAGGCAGCAGTGAAAATATGGCAAACTTAAATGCAGAAGCATTCGAGAGAATCAGACAAGCGCTTTACAATACTCCACAAGCGGAGACAGCTGAAGGTGGCGGTAGCGATACTGCGAACGAAGCTGGCGATACTAATGAAGGTAATGACTTGCAAAATTTCACGTTTTCTAGGTCCGGCATAGTCCTCTTGAGACCTGATGATCTCGCCGGGCCGAACTTCGGCGAGCAATCGAACGCAGCAGGTCAAGGCCAAGGTGCAGCCTCTGAGGAAGCATCTGCTGCAACAAACTCAGCTTTCAATCCGTTTGCTGCTAGCAATGGGGAGAATAGAAGGGTTCAATGGATCCCTCTACCGATTACGACCATTTACACGGGAGCCAACAACCTCAATACTGATGGCGCAAACAACAATAGCAGTGGGACTAATCTAGATGGCTCTGAAACGAGTCGTCACCAGGAGAGATCTCCAAACGAAAGACTCAGAGCAATATTAAGCAACATCTTTAATGTCAGCCACTCAGCAAATATGGCCCGTACTAATGAAGACAGCGGCGCCCCTAATGCTTCAAATAATATCAACACCGAACAGGCTACTTCGGCTCGAGTAGCGCCCAGCACAAGCGATCGCCAGTCAAGTTCTAATTCGCCTATTCCGCGCAGAAGatcatttcttgatcatATATTGAGAATCACAAATCGTCATAGAAATCGCCCAAATAACGGCATTCCCAGAGCGAACACTCCCACTGCGCTCCATTCCGCAAACAGTATGTTCAACAGCGGTGTTGCAAGCTACAGAAATCAAGACGGACAAGTTTCTACATTTAACATAACCGATGGGCAACTGCCCGCTCCTCCACAAGCGACTCAACCAGAACAGGGTACTACCGGCGCAAATACCAGTGGAAGTCAAACTGCGCACCCTCGCTCAGATAGCGGTGAATCCTCGAGCGAAAGTAATGATACCTCCTCCTAAGCTAATTCAGGGTTTCTAAGGTTATATGATAGACTGAATCTCTTGGCGGACACTGCTTTGTTAAATAGATTGTGTATAGGATAGTATATAGTGTCATGAAATAATGCATGTTGTATTTTTCAATTACGAGATTGTTGATCCCACCTTGAAGCTTGACGTTAATAGGTCTATATCGATAGGCGTTTTAGACTCTGAAGGCGATCGACAAGTTGAAGGCTCTTAGAATTGGACGAGACAAGCACAAGCTCAACACTTTTGCTGGCAGATTAGCATCAGGTAAAGCTGGGACAGTCTGCTAGTCACTAAGggacatcttcaaagtccTGCGACGGAAGCTAGGAAACACGAAGACGAGATGCTTAAATATCATATGCCCGGCTACAGCGGGTACGGTGTCCAATATTCACCGTTCTTCGACAACCGACTGGCAGTAGTTTCGGGTTCCAATTTTGGATTAGTCGGCAATGGGAAGTTATTCATTTTAGATATTGATCCGCAAGGAAACATATGTGAGAGCAACTCGTTCCTTACACAGGATTGTCTATTCGACGTTGCCTGGAATGAACTACATGAAAATCAAGTACTGGTCGCACAAGGTGATGGATCGTTACGTTTATTCGACGTCAAGTTGAACCAATATCCGATAGCTATCTTTATGGAGCATCAAAAGGAAGTGTTCAGCTGCAATTGGAACCTTTTGACGAAGAACACGTTTGTGAGTAGCTCCTGGGATGGCTCTGTCAAGATCTGGTCCCCAACCCGGAAGGAAAGTCTTTTGACACTGGTTCCACGCTCCTTAGAACCTGCTAGTCGAGTTGACCAGGTGCGAAATATTCCCATGTCGAACCAGAAGAATCATTTAGACATcacaagaaacaaaaattgCATCTACCAGGCTCAGTTCTCGCCTCACGACCCAAACTTGGTTATGTGTTGCTCAGGGAAGTCCTACATCACGCTATTTGACCTAAGACAAGCTGCTACGCCACAGAATCAAAGAAGCTTTTTAGCTCATTCAGGTTTCGAAGCCTTAACTTGTGATTTTAACAAATACAGACCTCATACTATAGCTACAGGTGGTGTAGATAACGTCATTCGCATTTGGGATCTGCGCATGACTAACAGGAGTTCTTCGCCCTCGGTATGCGTTAACGAAATAGTGGGTGGACATGAGCTAGCAGTGAGAAAGGTCTCGTGGTCGCCGCACCATTCCAACATTCTGCTTTCAACCTCTTATGACATGACTTGCGCTGTATGGCAGGACTTCAGCTATAGCGATAAGCGACATACAGGTAGGACGAACGGTATAGATCCTAACAGGGGCTGCCGTTTCAGATTCGCGCAGCACTCAGAGTTTGTCTACGGCGCAGATTGGAGCTTGTGGGGCCAACCGGGATTCATTGCATCCGCTGCTTGGGACGGCAATGTTTTCATTTGGAACGCCTTTCGCTGATTATCGTATCTTCAGCTCCCCCTGAGCATTCCAAGTACCCAACTGCTCTCTCTTAACGTGATACTCGGTCCGGAGATCGATGTATTGCTGTAGAAATGAGTCCAGCTTATCGCTGCTCCCAAGTTGATTCTCCATCTTTACACTGGCATCTTCCAATTCCCTCATCTGTATTTCAAGCTTGGCCTTCATAAGGTCCTCACTGTACTTCTGATCAATTCTCTGATGCAAGTCTTGCCACATCTTCACGTACTGTGACTCTAGAATCCGGTTTTCCTCTAGTTTGCCCTGCAAATGGTTTCTTCTGTCATCTAATGACCTGAACTCCTgttccagctcctccaatCGAGTTTTCAGCCCCAATACCTCAGTCTTCGATTCATCTTGACGGTCAAACTGAGCAACGTACAGCTCTAGCTGGCTTTTATGAGACGTTACCAGATCCAAGATCTCTTGGGAAGACAGCAGGTGTATGTTCTGCGGCAGGGGCAGATCGTTGCCGGAGCTTTCAGGCCCGGTTTCGGTTGGCATGGGTTCTTACAGCGTATGGTTGTCTACTCTCTTGTATAAGCCCTTTGTTATAAGTTCTACTGTCGCTGACTTCTCAGTCGTAAAAGACACCTAACTGAACAGTGAGATCAACTAAGCTCATGTCCTCCGCCGTAAGAGTTGCTTCGAGAGCGCAGCCTGCCGAGCAAGCTTTGATAATTTTCCATGGGCTGGGCGATACAGGAAGTGGCTGGTCCTTCCTTGCTGACTTTCTCCAGAGAGATCCCGCATTCAGTCGTACCAGGTTCGTCTTCCCCAATGCTCCTAGCATCCCTATCACCGCCAATGGCGGTATGAAGATGCCAGCATGGTTCGATATTCTAGAATGGACCCTATCTCCTACGAAGGCGGACACCGAAGGTGTGTTCAGGTCGCTAGATGTGATCCAAAGGTGTGTTCAAGAGCAGATCGATTCGGGCATC from Torulaspora globosa chromosome 3, complete sequence includes:
- the SRN2 gene encoding ESCRT-I subunit protein SRN2 (ancestral locus Anc_8.315): MPTETGPESSGNDLPLPQNIHLLSSQEILDLVTSHKSQLELYVAQFDRQDESKTEVLGLKTRLEELEQEFRSLDDRRNHLQGKLEENRILESQYVKMWQDLHQRIDQKYSEDLMKAKLEIQMRELEDASVKMENQLGSSDKLDSFLQQYIDLRTEYHVKREQLGTWNAQGELKIR
- the SAN1 gene encoding ubiquitin-protein ligase SAN1 (ancestral locus Anc_8.317), which gives rise to MTSPNDNQSLEPPNDDGNPPTPANEAGTGNGDRPTRSITVSIQYSYFNPNGLANLNRGNAGADNEETPPVARPDGALILSFRDVPTSTPQERLESIISIAAELAMRRFSDLMSQPKGISKEQFEELPTVRISELQDEQSKVCSICYDSYEEEPENILKRSRDEEFGDRSDLIKKQRSESPAVMIGAEEPAGNSGAHSSQGPNDGETPTYKHSPVRLPCDHVFGRECLFKWSQLENSCPLCRHKIVDAAPGNSGGSSENMANLNAEAFERIRQALYNTPQAETAEGGGSDTANEAGDTNEGNDLQNFTFSRSGIVLLRPDDLAGPNFGEQSNAAGQGQGAASEEASAATNSAFNPFAASNGENRRVQWIPLPITTIYTGANNLNTDGANNNSSGTNLDGSETSRHQERSPNERLRAILSNIFNVSHSANMARTNEDSGAPNASNNINTEQATSARVAPSTSDRQSSSNSPIPRRRSFLDHILRITNRHRNRPNNGIPRANTPTALHSANSMFNSGVASYRNQDGQVSTFNITDGQLPAPPQATQPEQGTTGANTSGSQTAHPRSDSGESSSESNDTSS
- the PEX7 gene encoding Pex7p (ancestral locus Anc_8.316), which gives rise to MLKYHMPGYSGYGVQYSPFFDNRLAVVSGSNFGLVGNGKLFILDIDPQGNICESNSFLTQDCLFDVAWNELHENQVLVAQGDGSLRLFDVKLNQYPIAIFMEHQKEVFSCNWNLLTKNTFVSSSWDGSVKIWSPTRKESLLTLVPRSLEPASRVDQVRNIPMSNQKNHLDITRNKNCIYQAQFSPHDPNLVMCCSGKSYITLFDLRQAATPQNQRSFLAHSGFEALTCDFNKYRPHTIATGGVDNVIRIWDLRMTNRSSSPSVCVNEIVGGHELAVRKVSWSPHHSNILLSTSYDMTCAVWQDFSYSDKRHTGRTNGIDPNRGCRFRFAQHSEFVYGADWSLWGQPGFIASAAWDGNVFIWNAFR